Proteins co-encoded in one Maylandia zebra isolate NMK-2024a linkage group LG16, Mzebra_GT3a, whole genome shotgun sequence genomic window:
- the vtcn1 gene encoding V-set domain-containing T-cell activation inhibitor 1: MATLGQIIFYSMLVIIVILSFFIILFFSLAFSSKTHRSSNVISSSTKPVANLGEDQLLSCYLDTQTSQDKVTVTWKKTDLNGLVYFYQNGAPDLTNQASQFSGRTQLFPQAVVTGNASLLLRNVRRSDEGKYTCSISSSKGGGEVSIQLRTAAFSAPTFTFSNGTLSAEAVSWFPKPSVSWLNQTENILNGSSTFTENSEGIFSIFSTLLSVQVSDTYSFRIENNLVMSLSEATISGSLYTFTLT; encoded by the exons ATGGCCACGCTCGGACAAATCATCTTCTACAG CATGCTCGTCATCATCGTCATACTTAGTTTCTtcatcatcctcttcttctctctggcCTTCTCAAGTAAGACCCACAGATCT TCCAATGTGATAAGCAGCAGTACAAAGCCTGTCGCCAACCTTGGTGAGGATCAGCTGCTCAGCTGCTATCTTGACACACAAACTTCCCAAGACAAAGTGACAGTGACCTGGAAGAAGACGGACCTGAACGGCCTGGTTTACTTTTATCAGAATGGAGCTCCGGATCTGACGAATCAGGCGTCACAGTTCAGTGGGAGAACTCAGCTCTTCCCTCAGGCTGTAGTCACAGGcaatgcctctctgctgctgaggaatGTGAGACGCAGTGATGAGGGGAAGTACACATGCAGCATCAGCTCCTCTAAAGGTGGAGGAGAGGTCAGCATTCAACTCAGAACAGCAG CTTTTTCAGCGCCCACTTTCACCTTCTCAAATGGCACCCTGTCTGCTGAGGCAGTCAGTTGGTTCCCTAAGCCAAGCGTTTCATGGTTAAACCAAACTGAGAACATCCTGAATGGAAGCTCCACTTTCACAGAAAACTCTGAGGGGATATTCAGCATCTTCAGCACACTGCTGTCGGTCCAAGTCAGTGACACCTACAGCTTCAGGATTGAAAACAACTTGGTGATGTCTCTTTCTGAGGCAACTATATCAGGTAGTCTATATACTTTTACATTGACCTGA